The proteins below are encoded in one region of Sulfuricella sp.:
- a CDS encoding molybdopterin-dependent oxidoreductase encodes MKEVKSVCCYCGVGCGVIISADRGKIVEVRGDPDHPANYGRLCTKGANLHRSAVTDTRALYPELRLERESARQRLGWDEALDYATGRLAGIIRAHGPDSVAFYVSGQLLTEDYYAFNKLAKGLIGTNNIDTNSRLCMSSAVAGYKQTLGMDAPPACYEDIEQANCIFIAGSNTAYAHPILFRRIEAAKQANPGLKIIVADPRRTDTASAADLHLPILPGTDVALFNAMLHVLLWEGLADMDFIRAHTEGFEALKDTVREYTPQSVADICGIPARDIIQAARWFGESGASLSLYCQGLNQSIHGTDKNAALINLHLATGQIGKPGAGPFSLTGQVNAMGGREVGGMANLLPAHRDLANPQHRAEVARLWGVDSIPERPGKTAVEMFEAMRQGEIKAIWIVCTNPALSMPDQGRVREALERAEFVILQEAYRSSETVPYADLLLPAASWGEKEGAVTNSERRISHVRPARIPPGEARPDWEIASDFARRLSVKLKHPAGPGLFPYACAEDVFNEHRASTRGRDLDISGLSYRLLDERGPQQWPFREGESGGKARLYGDGVFPTATGKARFANVRYQGVAEPTNARFPFHLNTGRLRDQWHGMTRTGTVARLFSHAEEPVLAMNAADMRLRGLKDGDVARVSSRRGSCTVRVQASAEMQPAQVFLPMHWGSRFMSTPGANALTAPAVDPVSFQPELKHAAVSIEKLPYTWQMVALRRHGALALMPRVQALLARFQHASLGLFGQDEPVLVLRVAGDAPVDPALVEQLDRLLGLDDPDATIRYDDVRRGISKRILVDQGQVIGARLTGETLARDWLKEMIAAGLPFEQIRLWALAPVNTPPVGGVTRGKIVCNCRNVSEKEIRAAISKGSDLAALQAGLRCGTECGSCLPELKRMLGESAPVSAPNQGMNSLARLL; translated from the coding sequence ATGAAAGAAGTCAAATCAGTCTGCTGTTACTGCGGTGTCGGCTGCGGGGTCATCATTAGCGCGGATAGGGGCAAAATTGTCGAGGTGCGCGGCGACCCCGATCATCCGGCGAATTACGGGCGTCTCTGCACCAAGGGCGCCAATCTGCACCGCTCGGCCGTGACCGATACCCGGGCGCTCTATCCGGAACTGCGGTTGGAACGTGAATCCGCGCGCCAAAGGCTGGGCTGGGACGAGGCGCTGGATTATGCCACCGGCCGTCTGGCCGGGATTATCCGCGCGCATGGTCCGGACAGCGTGGCGTTCTACGTTTCCGGGCAGCTGCTGACCGAGGATTATTACGCCTTCAACAAGCTGGCCAAGGGGCTGATCGGCACCAACAATATCGACACCAATTCCCGCCTGTGCATGTCGTCCGCCGTGGCGGGCTACAAGCAGACGCTGGGCATGGATGCGCCGCCGGCCTGCTACGAGGATATCGAACAGGCAAACTGCATTTTCATCGCCGGTTCCAATACCGCCTATGCCCATCCCATCCTGTTTCGCCGCATCGAGGCCGCCAAACAGGCCAATCCCGGCCTGAAAATCATCGTGGCCGACCCGCGCCGCACCGATACTGCCTCCGCCGCAGACCTGCACCTGCCCATCCTGCCCGGCACGGACGTGGCGCTGTTCAATGCCATGCTGCACGTGCTGCTGTGGGAGGGGCTGGCAGATATGGATTTCATCCGCGCTCACACCGAGGGCTTCGAGGCGCTCAAGGACACTGTGCGCGAATACACGCCGCAAAGCGTTGCGGATATTTGCGGCATCCCGGCGCGCGACATCATTCAGGCTGCCAGGTGGTTCGGCGAATCGGGCGCCAGCCTGTCGCTGTATTGCCAGGGCCTGAACCAGTCCATCCACGGGACGGACAAGAACGCCGCGCTGATCAACCTGCACCTGGCCACCGGCCAGATCGGCAAGCCCGGCGCCGGCCCGTTTTCCCTCACCGGCCAGGTGAATGCCATGGGCGGGCGCGAAGTCGGGGGGATGGCCAACCTGCTGCCCGCGCACCGGGATCTGGCCAACCCGCAACATCGGGCCGAGGTGGCCAGGCTATGGGGCGTGGACAGCATTCCCGAACGCCCGGGAAAAACCGCCGTGGAGATGTTCGAGGCCATGCGGCAGGGCGAGATCAAGGCGATCTGGATCGTGTGCACCAATCCGGCGCTTTCCATGCCCGATCAGGGCAGGGTGCGGGAAGCGCTGGAACGTGCCGAATTCGTCATCCTGCAGGAAGCCTACCGCAGCAGCGAAACCGTTCCCTATGCCGACTTGCTGCTGCCCGCCGCGAGCTGGGGCGAGAAGGAAGGCGCGGTGACCAATTCCGAACGGCGTATCAGCCATGTTCGCCCGGCCCGCATTCCGCCCGGCGAGGCGAGGCCTGATTGGGAAATTGCCAGCGATTTCGCGCGGCGCCTGAGCGTCAAGCTCAAACACCCTGCCGGGCCGGGACTGTTTCCCTACGCCTGTGCGGAGGACGTTTTCAACGAGCACCGCGCAAGCACGCGCGGCCGCGATCTGGACATCAGCGGCCTGTCCTACCGCCTGCTGGATGAGCGCGGCCCGCAGCAGTGGCCGTTCAGGGAAGGCGAATCCGGCGGCAAGGCGCGCCTGTACGGCGATGGCGTATTCCCCACCGCCACGGGTAAAGCCCGGTTTGCGAATGTGCGCTACCAGGGCGTGGCAGAGCCAACCAATGCCCGCTTTCCGTTTCACCTGAACACCGGCCGCTTGCGCGACCAGTGGCACGGCATGACGCGCACCGGCACGGTGGCGCGCCTGTTCAGCCATGCCGAAGAGCCGGTGCTGGCGATGAACGCTGCCGATATGCGCCTGCGCGGCCTGAAGGACGGCGACGTGGCGCGGGTTTCAAGCAGGCGCGGCAGCTGCACGGTGCGCGTGCAGGCCTCGGCGGAAATGCAGCCGGCCCAGGTGTTCCTGCCCATGCACTGGGGCAGCCGCTTCATGAGCACGCCTGGCGCCAATGCCTTGACGGCCCCGGCGGTTGACCCGGTGTCGTTCCAGCCGGAACTCAAGCATGCCGCGGTGAGCATCGAGAAGCTGCCCTACACCTGGCAGATGGTGGCGCTGCGGCGGCATGGCGCGCTTGCGCTGATGCCGCGTGTGCAGGCGCTGCTGGCGCGTTTTCAGCATGCTTCGCTGGGGCTGTTCGGGCAGGATGAGCCGGTGCTGGTGCTGCGCGTGGCCGGAGACGCACCGGTCGATCCTGCCCTGGTCGAGCAGCTGGATCGCCTGCTGGGACTGGATGATCCTGATGCCACCATCCGTTATGACGATGTCAGGCGCGGTATTTCCAAGCGCATCCTGGTCGATCAGGGCCAGGTGATCGGAGCCAGGCTCACCGGGGAAACGCTGGCGCGCGACTGGCTCAAGGAGATGATCGCCGCGGGCCTGCCCTTCGAGCAGATCCGTTTGTGGGCCCTGGCGCCGGTGAACACGCCCCCGGTGGGCGGGGTCACGCGCGGAAAAATCGTATGCAACTGCAGGAATGTATCGGAAAAGGAAATCCGCGCTGCAATCAGCAAGGGCAGCGATCTTGCCGCCCTGCAAGCTGGGCTTCGCTGTGGCACGGAATGCGGCTCATGCCTGCCCGAGCTGAAACGCATGCTGGGGGAGTCGGCACCTGTCTCCGCCCCAAATCAGGGCATGAACAGCCTGGCGCGATTGCTTTGA